A region from the Phyllopteryx taeniolatus isolate TA_2022b unplaced genomic scaffold, UOR_Ptae_1.2 contig_24, whole genome shotgun sequence genome encodes:
- the LOC133473298 gene encoding zinc finger protein 22-like isoform X2, translated as MCKVEMLKALLNQRLSAAVEEIFGVFARTIAEYEEELCRTKEENERQRHLLDAVFRPQADILGADVSEEDLPLEQREWSSKVEQQDPEPLHIKEEEEEADITELPLTAVAFKREDDEGQQSQRLHHQSEQNRWLQPPSGSSTQRMATEADGDHCGQSQTDSLLTPLSDSDSRTSHTDNTHWKCSQCDKAFGSKYTLTRHMKSHAVGKEHWKCSQCGRTLGDRRNLRRHMMVHTGEKPFMCSICGKRFSQKANLITHTRTHTGEKPFSCSLCNKRFGDRSALIQHKKTHTGGKCFAYSVYNQSFNVHSNLGQHMRTYTGQKPSA; from the exons atgtgcaaagtAGAAATGCTGAAGGCGCTGCTCAATCAGCGACTAAGTGCGGCCGTCGAAGAAATATTCGGAGTTTTTGCCAGAACCATCGCAGAGTACGAAGAGGAACTTTGCCGAacaaaagaggagaacgagAGACAACGTCATCTGCTGGACGCCGTTTTCAGGCCTCAAGCTGACATACTAGGAGCag ACGTCAGTGAAGAAGATCTTCCCCTTGAGCAGCGGGAGTGGAGCTCCAAGGTGGAGCAACAGGATCCAGAGCCCCTGcacattaaagaggaggaggaggaggccgatATAACCGAGTTGCCATTGACTGCTGTTGCTTTCAAGAGGGAAGACGATGAAGGTCAGCAGTCACAGCGGCTTCACCATCAAAGTGAGCAGAACAGATGGCTGCAGCCTCCAAGCGGCAGCTCAACTCAACGCATGGCAACAGAAGccgatggagaccactgtggacaATCACAAACAGACAGCCTCTTAACTCCGCTGTCAGATAGTGACAGTAGAACGTCACACACTGACAACACACACTGGAAGTGCTCTCAATGTGACAAAGCGTTTGGTAGCAAGTATACTTTGACCAGGCACATGAAAAGTCACGCTGTTGGCAAAGAACACTGGAAATGCTCTCAATGTGGGCGAACTCTTGGCGACAGGAGGAATCTGAGAAGACATATGATGGTTCACACAGGGGAGAAACCATTCATGTGCTCAATCtgcggtaaaagattctctcagaaggccAATTTgataacacacacaagaacgcacaccgGCGAGAAACCATTTTCATGCTCGCTCTGCAACAAACGTTTCGGTGATCGTTCGGCATTGATTCAACACAAGAAAACGCACACTGGGGGCAAATGTTTTGCCTACTCGGTGTACAACCAAAGTTTTAatgttcattcaaatttgggccAACACATGAGAACATACACTGGGCAGAAACCATctgcttag
- the LOC133473307 gene encoding gastrula zinc finger protein XlCGF8.2DB-like → MCKVEMLRALLSQRLNAAVEEIFVVFERTIAEYEKELCRTKEENERQRQLLDTLKKTQVELHEPDVSEDVPSESQEWSSRVEQQEPDGPHIKEVEERDELQGLESAVIRVIVKSDDEEEDDDGDHRGGSQAERLFAPLSDSDDTKSHSPDTDVTCRTDDKRYKCPQCDKAFGSNYSLKRHMRNHSDNEHLKCSECGKTCVDKYILKVHMRTHTGEKPFVCSVCGKGFAQKENLITHVRTHTGEKPFTCSVCNRGFTEGSALTQHMRIHTGEKPFPCSVCGQRFSIKSNMLTHMRIHTGEKPFACSVCGLRVTQRGTLKTHMRTHTGEKGFNCSACDKKFSRKEKLIKHKCVENNETPAIEIN, encoded by the exons ATGTGTAAAGTGGAAATGCTGAGAGCGTTGCTGAGCCAGAGACTGAATGCAGCCGTTGAAGAAATATTTGTCGTGTTTGAAAGAACGATAGCAGAGTACGAGAAGGAACTTTGTCGGacaaaagaggagaacgagcgacaacgtcaactactggacaCGCTCAAGAAGACTCAAGTTGAATTACATGAACCAG acGTGAGTGAAGATGTTCCCTCTGAGTCGCAGGAATGGAGCTCCAGGGTGGAGCAGCAGGAGCCAGATGGGCCCCACATTAAAGAGGTAGAGGAGCGAGATGAGCTTCAAGGGTTGGAGTCGGCAGTGATTCGTGTCATTGTGAAAAGCGAcgatgaagaagaagatgacgaCGGAGACCAccgtggaggatcacaagcagagcGCCTGTTTGCGCCGCTTTCCGATAGTGACGACACAAAGTCCCACTCTCCTGACACTGATGTGACCTGTCGCACCGATGACAAACGCTACAAATGCCCTCAGTGTGACAAAGCGTTTGGGAGCAATTATTCTCTGAAAAGACACATGCGAAATCACTCCGACAACGAGCACTTGAAATGCTCCGAATGCGGGAAGACCTGTGTTGACAAGTACATTTTGAAAGtgcacatgagaacacacaccggtgagaaacctttcgtctgctcagtttgcggtaaaGGCTTTGCCCAAAAGGAAAATTTGATAACACAcgtaagaacacacacaggagagaaaccttttacaTGCTCAGTTTGCAACAGAGGTTTTACTGAGGGTTCGGCATTGACTCaacacatgagaatacacaccggtgagaaacccTTTCCGTGCTCAGTGTGTGGTCAACGCTTCTCAATCAAGTCAAATATGTTGACGCACATGCGAATACACACCGGAGAAAAACCTTTCGCCTGCTCAGTGTGTGGCCTTCGAGTAACTCAAAGGGGTACTCTCAAAACTCACATGAGGACTCACACTGGCGAGAAAGGTTTCAATTGCAGTGCATGCGATAAGAAATTTTCTCGTAAGGAGAAGCTGATTAAGCACAAGTGTGTTGAGAATAATGAAACTCCTGCAATTGAAATTaactga
- the LOC133473300 gene encoding zinc finger protein OZF-like, producing MCKVEMLRALLNARLSAAIEEVFGVFASTIAEYEEELCRTKKENERQRQLLDTVFRPQDEAHRADVSDDDLPLEQQDCNSRVEQQEPEPPRYEGEEEEADPFCIKEEEERGEHLQLLDLPFARVIVKSEYDEDKSQSEEYRGVEPPSSSSSQQVTTEGDGVHCEGSRADSRFAPLSHSHSPDTDDEHSKGDMTCHTGNTHWKCSQCDKMFGTKYTLRVHMMIHTGDKPFMCSVCGKRFSQKAHLTTHTRIHTGDKPYSCSVCNKSFIDYSAMVKHTRIHTGEKPFACSVCNLSFSDRSNLGKHMRRHTGEKPFACSLCGKRFSIKGHLITHTRTHTGEKPFTCAICNLNFSDRSGLVQHMRTHTGEKRFSCSICGKQFSQRAPFTKHIQLHSADKPFSCSV from the exons atgtgtaaagtAGAAATGCTGAGAGCGTTGCTGAACGCGCGACTAAGTGCGGCCATCGAAGAAGTATTTGGAGTTTTTGCAAGTACGatagcagagtacgaggaggaactttgtcggACAAAAAAGGAGAACGAGCgacaacgtcaactactggacaCCGTTTTCAGGCCTCAAGATGAAGCACACAGAGCAG ACGTTAGTGACGATGATCTTCCTCTTGAGCAGCAGGATTGTAACTCCAGGGTGGAGcagcaggagccagagcccccccGATATGaaggggaagaggaggaggcagatCCCTTctgcattaaagaggaagaggagagaggaGAGCATCTTCAACTGCTGGACTTGCCATTTGCTCGTGTCATTGTGAAGAGTGAATATGATGAAGACAAAAGTCAGAGTGAGGAGTACAGAGGGgtggagcctccaagcagcagctcaagtcaacaggtgacaacagaaggtgatggagtcCACTGTGAAGGATCACGTGCGGACAGCCGCTTTGCTCCACTATCACACTCTCACTCACCTGACACTGATGATGAACACTCtaaaggtgatatgacatgtcacactggcAACACACACTGGAAATGTTctcaatgtgacaaaatgtttggtACGAAGTATACTTTGAGAGTGCACATGATGATTCACACTGGAGATAAACCATTCATgtgttcagtttgtggtaaaaggttCTCTCAGAAGGCACACTTAACGACACACACcagaatacacactggagaCAAACCCTATTCTTGCTCAGTCTGCAACAAAAGTTTCATTGATTATTCAGCAATGGTTAAACACACTCGgatacacactggagagaaaccgttTGCATGTTCAGTCTGCAACTTAAGTTTCAGTGATCGCTCCAATTTGGGTAAACACATGAgaagacacactggagagaaaccttttgcgtGCTcactttgtggtaaaagattctctatAAAGGGACATTtaataacacacacaagaacacacactggagagaaaccttttacctgtGCCATCTGCAATTTAAATTTCAGCGATCGCTCGGGATTGGTtcaacacatgagaacacacactggggagaaacgcTTCTCTTGCTCCATTTGTGGTAAGCAATTCTCTCAAAGGGCGCCTTTTACAAAACACATACAATTACATTCTGCTGACAAACCCTTCAGTTGCAGTGTGTGA
- the LOC133473311 gene encoding zinc finger and SCAN domain-containing protein 2-like: MCKVETLRALLNERLSAAVEEIVVVFERTIAEYEEELCRTKEENERQRQLLDAVLKSQVGLHKESSGEECLPSEQQALLSRLEPQEPKAPHVKEEEEEGKVDITKLPLTGVSLKADDEGEEEGDGGHCGGSQADNLLAPLSHSEDIMSHSPETDDEEYSKSDMTCHDDKKHWKCSQCGKTFYYRCALIKHNIIHTGEKPFMCSVCGKGFAHKGSLTTHTRTHTGEKPYSCSICNNRFTCSSALVKHMRRHTGEKPFRCSVCGKRYTRNENLKVHARTHTGEKPFLCLVCNKSFNSPSSFVQHRRTHTGEKPFSCLVCNKSFNSHSSFARHRSTHSGEIQ, translated from the exons ATGTGTAAAGTGGAAACGCTGAGAGCTCTGCTAAATGAGCGACTAAGTGCGGCTGTGGAAGAAATAGTTGTCGTGTTTGAAAGAACGatagcagagtacgaggaggaactttgtcgaacaaaagaggagaacgagcgacaacgtcaactactggacgctgtttTGAAGTCTCAAGTTGGGTTACACAAAG AAAGTTCCGGTGAAGAATGTCTTCCCTCTGAGCAGCAGGCGTTGCTCTCCAGGTTGGAACCGCAGGAGCCCAAGGCCCCACacgttaaagaggaagaggaggaggggaaggTCGATATCACCAAGTTGCCATTGACTGGTGTTTCTCTGAAGGCCGACGACGAGGGTGAAGAAGAAGgtgatggaggccactgtggaggatcacaagctgACAACCTCTTAGCGCCACTGTCGCATAGTGAAGACATAATGTCACACTCTCCTGAAACTGATGATGAGGAATACTCGAAgagtgatatgacatgtcatgatgacaaaaaacactggaagtgttctcagtgtgggaaaacgtTTTACTACAGGTGTGCTCTAATCAAACACAATATAATtcacacaggagagaaacctttcatgtgttcagtttgtggcaaaGGTTTCGCTCACAAGGGAAGTTTGACGACccacacaaggacacacactggagaaaaaccgtATTCCTGCTCAATCTGCAACAATAGGTTTACTTGTAGCTCAGCGTTGGTTAAACACATGAGGagacacactggggagaaaccttttagATGCTCAGTGTGCGGTAAAAGATACACACGAAACGAAAATCTGAAAGTACatgcaagaacacacactggcgagaaaccttttttgtGCTTAGTCTGCAACAAAAGCTTCAATTCGCCTTCATCATTTGTCCAACACAGAAGAActcacactggcgagaaacctttttcgtgCTTGGTCTGTAACAAAAGCTTCAATTCGCATTCATCATTTGCCCGACACAGAAGCACACACAGTGGTGAGATACAGTAA
- the LOC133473314 gene encoding LOW QUALITY PROTEIN: zinc finger protein 691-like (The sequence of the model RefSeq protein was modified relative to this genomic sequence to represent the inferred CDS: inserted 2 bases in 1 codon; deleted 1 base in 1 codon), which produces SETLRALLNQRLSAAVEEIVVVFERTIAEYEEELRRTKEENERQRQLLDAVFKPQVVCTRTNHVCLCPAKSSRKEYLPSEQKALLSRLKPQEAEAPPIKEEEEEGKADITKLPLTGVSLKADDEGEEEGDGGSQADNLLAPLSDSEDIMSHSPETDDEEHLKIEITCHADKKRWKCXQCDKTFHYSSALIKHSRIHTGEKPFMCSVCGKSFGHKGNLTAHTRTHSGEKTYSCSICNKCFTGASALIKHMRRHTGQKPFRCSACGKRYTQNETLKAHARTHTGEKPFLCLVCNKRYSLRSSFARHRRTHSGEKPFSCLVCNKSFNSLSSFSQHRSTHTGEYSNVQLRCVQ; this is translated from the exons agtGAAACGCTGAGAGCGCTGCTAAATCAGCGACTAAGTGCGGCTGTGGAAGAAATAGTTGTCGTGTTTGAAAGAACGatagcagagtacgaggaggaacttcgccgaacaaaagaggagaacgaaagacaacgtcaactactggacgctgtttTCAAGCCCCAAGTGGT TTGTACCCGTACAAACCATGTTTGTCTTTGTCCTGCAAAAAGTTCCAGGAAAGAATATCTTCCCTCTGAGCAGAAAGCGTTGCTCTCCAGGTTGAAACCGCAGGAGGCCGAGGCCCCAcccattaaagaggaagaggaggaggggaaggCCGATATCACCAAGTTGCCATTGACTGGTGTTTCTTTGAAGGCCGATGACGAGGGTGAAGAAGAAGGTGATGGAGGATCACAAGCTGACAACCTCTTAGCGCCATTGTCGGATAGTGAAGACATAATGTCACACTCTCCTGAAACTGATGATGAGGAACACCTGAAGATTGAGATAACATGTCACGCTGACAAAAAACGCTGGAAATG TCAGTGTGACAAAACATTTCACTACAGCAGTGCACTAATCAAACACTCGAGAATTCACACGGGAGAGAAACCTTTCATGTGTTCAGTGTGTGGGAAAAGTTTCGGTCATAAGGGAAATTTGACGGCCCACACGAGGACGCACAGTGGAGAAAAAACATATTCCTGCTCAATCTGCAACAAATGTTTTACTGGTGCCTCGGCATTGATCAAACACATGAGGAGACACACTGGGCAGAAACCTTTCAGATGCTCAGCGTGCGGTAAAAGATACACACAAAATGAAACTTTGAAAGCACatgcaagaacacacactggcgagaaaccttttttgtGCTTAGTCTGCAACAAACGTTACAGTTTGCGTTCATCATTTGCCCGACACAGAAGAACTCACAgtggcgagaaacctttttcgtgCTTAGTCTGTAACAAAAGCTTCAATTCACTTTCATCATTTTCCCAACACAGAAgcacgcacactggtgag taCAGTAATGTTCAGTTGCGGTGTGTGCAATAA